From a region of the Salvelinus alpinus chromosome 2, SLU_Salpinus.1, whole genome shotgun sequence genome:
- the LOC139557556 gene encoding ataxin-7 isoform X2 — MFTIDTGCLYPVHLCSPLHGTTDMPIFGQCPAQDDFYLVMCSHCSQVVKPQAFQAHYERRHSSASKPPSTSAPSSAFSLSALSRSRGSGTGAGPGAGAGGVSGGAMGRSSSGTSASSNSKILKPAKEKLPGIQQRPHFPPFRELNDKILTPAVKVEKMRLKVDVWAKLVQAPLASTTSSSSSSTVSSSSPLKPGLNCPSIPKAPLLAPGQIPNGKGHIALSALDKKQDNSASNRQHLHKRLSEREFNPDIHCGVLDMTARKPCTRSLTCKTHSLSQRRAVLGRRKRFDTLLTEHKSKARERELQHTHPQQIPPLRDPHPSPSRLAPHHDAHQVAQGNGAADAATKPLVLSKPKPQNPGLPRLNSSISQGGGGFLGDPSSVHELPHHSTPAPDGVSCLSSDEGENEEREEGTDKLDCHYSGYQPRPAAYCTFGSRLFGSSCYSFDRRWDRMRCALTAMMDKHVNTQMWKKIPLALENSSAPAHRTSTNSLSSSHGSTPASGFLSPSAPPYTQSYDSKSVLSYGTTLNARASQGTADHPAYSAAQARQVSSSPQMPSAHSSVTTLASGRPLKSRSSGKSFRPRESSSTAAITNSTSGGSSSTSLSSGKKKKNSSLTSSHATTYSSESSSNPTSSSSFSFKKNCTVNSGSSGSTSHHVPLVPSSHSGVHSVGLNCGPNARTNSLSLKAEPSGPAGVSGPGVRGPPSGSPAESIKRMSVVMNSSDSTLSLGPFVHQASEHHSRFSHAHTDGRLEGKKRKGSPAASSVNSGGGPGRPKVAKSPAINNIHGKHGRTIPGGPGLPNNSLIHQPKARP, encoded by the exons ATG TTTACAATAGATACTGGTTGTCTTTATCCTGTTCATCTGTGTTCCCCCCTCCATGGAACCACAGACATGCCCATATTTGGCCAGTGTCCAGCACAGGACGACTTCTACCTGGTGATGTGCAGCCACTGCAGTCAGGTGGTGAAGCCCCAGGCCTTCCAAGCACACTACG AGAGAAGACACAGCTCGGCCAGCAAGCCCCCCTCCACCTCGGCCCCCTCGTCAGCCTTTTCCCTGTCTGCTCTGTCTCGGAGCAGGGGCAGTGGGACTGGGGCTGGTCCCGGGGCGGGGGCCGGGGGTGTCAGTGGAGGGGCCATGGGCCGCTCCTCCAGTGGGACCAGCGCCTCGTCCAACTCCAAAATCCTCAAACCAGCCAAAGAGAAGCTGCCAGGCATACAGCAGAGACCTCACTTCCCTCCCTTCAGGGAGCTCAATGACAAAAT cCTGACCCCTGCAGTCAAAGTGGAGAAGATGCGTCTGAAGGTGGATGTGTGGGCCAAGCTGGTGCAGGCTCCCTTGGCCTCCACGACGTCGTCCTCCTCCAGCAGCACTGTAAGCTCCTCATCACCCCTGAAGCCAGGCCTTAACTGTCCCTCCATACCAAAGGCTCCCTTGCTGGCCCCTGGCCAGATCCCCAACGGAAAGGGCCACATCGCCCTCTCTGCCCTGGACAAGAAGCAGGACAATAGCGCCAGTAACAGACAACACCTCCACAAGAGACTGTCAG AACGTGAGTTTAATCCAGATATCCACTGTGGGGTCCTGGATATGACAGCTCGGAAGCCATGCACACGATCCCTAACATGCAAG acACATTCCCTAAGCCAGCGGAGGGCAGTGCTGGGCCGGAGGAAGCGCTTTGACACACTGTTGACTGAGCACAAGAGCAAAGCCCGGGAACGGGAGCTGCAGCACACCCACCCCCAGCAGATCCCTCCTCTCAGGgacccccacccctccccctcccgGCTCGCCCCCCACCATGACGCCCACCAGGTCGCTCAAGGCAACGGAGCCGCCGACGCCGCCACCAAGCCTTTGGTGCTCAGCAAACCCAAACCTCAAAATCCTGGTCTTCCACG ACTGAATAGCAGTATCTCTCAAGGAGGTGGCGGTTTCCTGGGAGACCCCTCGTCGGTCCACGAGTTGCCCCACCACTCTACGCCCGCCCCCGACGGGGTCTCCTGCCTGTCCAGTGATGAGGGGGAGAATGAGGAAAGGGAGGAAGGCACAGACAAACTGGACTGTCACTATTCAGGTTACCAACCACGGCCTGCAGCT TACTGCACCTTTGGAAGTCGACTATTTGGGAGTAGCTGCTACTCGTTTGACCGGCGCTGGGATCGAATGCGGTGTGCTCTTACTGCCATGATGGACAAGCACGTCAACACTCAGATGTGGAA GAAAATCCCTTTGGCCTTGGAGAACTCCTCTGCGCCGGCCCACAGGACAAGCACAAACTCCCTGTCCTCATCCCACGGTAGCACCCCTGCCTCAGGCTTCCTCAGCCCCTCTGCGCCCCCTTACACCCAGTCCTACGACAGCAAGTCTGTGCTCTCGTACGGGACCACCTTAAACGCTCGTGCCTCCCAGGGCACGGCCGACCACCCTGCCTACAGCGCAGCACAGGCCAGACAAGTGTCTTCGTCGCCCCAGATGCCTTCAGCCCACTCCTCGGTCACCACCCTGGCTTCAGGACGACCGCTCAAGTCCAGATCCAGCGGCAAGTCCTTCAGACCCCGCGAGTCTTCCTCCACAGCCGCCATAACCAACTCCACCAGCGGGGGCAGCAGCAGCACTAGCCTCAGCTcggggaagaagaagaagaacagcTCCCTCACATCGTCTCACGCTACCACCTACTCCTCAGAGTCCTCCTCCAACcctacctcttcctcctctttctccttcaaGAAGAACTGCACGGTAAACAGTGGCAGCTCAGGGAGCACGTCCCACCACGTCCCACTAGTCCCCTCATCTCACAGCGGCGTCCACAGTGTGGGACTTAACTGTGGCCCCAATGCCAGGACCAACTCCCTCAGTCTGAAGGCAGAGCCCTCGGGGCCAGCGGGGGTGTCGGGGCCTGGGGTCAGAGGCCCCCCCTCGGGTAGCCCGGCCGAGTCCATCAAAAGGATGAGTGTGGTGATGAACAGCAGTGACTCCACCCTCTCCTTGGGGCCTTTTGTCCACCAGGCCTCAGAGCACCACAGCAGGTTCAGCCATGCCCACACTGACGGCCGCCTGGAGGGGAAGAAACGCAAGGGCTCCCCCGCTGCCAGCTCCGTCAACAGTGGAGGTGGACCAGGCAGGCCCAAAGTGGCCAAGTCTCCAGCAATCAACAACATCCACGGCAAACATGGACGCACAATCCCAGGAGGCCCAGGGCTCCCCAACAACTCCCTCATCCATCAG ccAAAGGCCCGCCCCTGA
- the LOC139557556 gene encoding ataxin-7 isoform X1: MSERADDDVRGEQRRAARQLKQQQQQIQRGEGSTAMATVAERRSLPSPEMMLGQSWSNWVDAAIPKGNDGAESEESLKEFGKNREAMRLCRDDMPIFGQCPAQDDFYLVMCSHCSQVVKPQAFQAHYERRHSSASKPPSTSAPSSAFSLSALSRSRGSGTGAGPGAGAGGVSGGAMGRSSSGTSASSNSKILKPAKEKLPGIQQRPHFPPFRELNDKILTPAVKVEKMRLKVDVWAKLVQAPLASTTSSSSSSTVSSSSPLKPGLNCPSIPKAPLLAPGQIPNGKGHIALSALDKKQDNSASNRQHLHKRLSEREFNPDIHCGVLDMTARKPCTRSLTCKTHSLSQRRAVLGRRKRFDTLLTEHKSKARERELQHTHPQQIPPLRDPHPSPSRLAPHHDAHQVAQGNGAADAATKPLVLSKPKPQNPGLPRLNSSISQGGGGFLGDPSSVHELPHHSTPAPDGVSCLSSDEGENEEREEGTDKLDCHYSGYQPRPAAYCTFGSRLFGSSCYSFDRRWDRMRCALTAMMDKHVNTQMWKKIPLALENSSAPAHRTSTNSLSSSHGSTPASGFLSPSAPPYTQSYDSKSVLSYGTTLNARASQGTADHPAYSAAQARQVSSSPQMPSAHSSVTTLASGRPLKSRSSGKSFRPRESSSTAAITNSTSGGSSSTSLSSGKKKKNSSLTSSHATTYSSESSSNPTSSSSFSFKKNCTVNSGSSGSTSHHVPLVPSSHSGVHSVGLNCGPNARTNSLSLKAEPSGPAGVSGPGVRGPPSGSPAESIKRMSVVMNSSDSTLSLGPFVHQASEHHSRFSHAHTDGRLEGKKRKGSPAASSVNSGGGPGRPKVAKSPAINNIHGKHGRTIPGGPGLPNNSLIHQPKARP, encoded by the exons ATGTCGGAAAGGGCCGATGATGACGTCAGGGGGGAGCAGCGCAGAGCGGCCAGGCAGCTaaagcagcaacagcagcagatcCAGCGGGGAGAAGGCTCCACAGCAATGGCGACTGTTGCGGAGCGCAGATCCCTGCCTAGTCCAGAAATGATGTTGGGACAGTCTTGGAGCAACTGGGTCGATGCTGCCATACCCAAAGGCAACGACG GTGCTGAATCGGAGGAAAGTTTGAAGGAGTTCGGGAAAAATCGAGAAGCCATGCGATTGTGCAGAGATG ACATGCCCATATTTGGCCAGTGTCCAGCACAGGACGACTTCTACCTGGTGATGTGCAGCCACTGCAGTCAGGTGGTGAAGCCCCAGGCCTTCCAAGCACACTACG AGAGAAGACACAGCTCGGCCAGCAAGCCCCCCTCCACCTCGGCCCCCTCGTCAGCCTTTTCCCTGTCTGCTCTGTCTCGGAGCAGGGGCAGTGGGACTGGGGCTGGTCCCGGGGCGGGGGCCGGGGGTGTCAGTGGAGGGGCCATGGGCCGCTCCTCCAGTGGGACCAGCGCCTCGTCCAACTCCAAAATCCTCAAACCAGCCAAAGAGAAGCTGCCAGGCATACAGCAGAGACCTCACTTCCCTCCCTTCAGGGAGCTCAATGACAAAAT cCTGACCCCTGCAGTCAAAGTGGAGAAGATGCGTCTGAAGGTGGATGTGTGGGCCAAGCTGGTGCAGGCTCCCTTGGCCTCCACGACGTCGTCCTCCTCCAGCAGCACTGTAAGCTCCTCATCACCCCTGAAGCCAGGCCTTAACTGTCCCTCCATACCAAAGGCTCCCTTGCTGGCCCCTGGCCAGATCCCCAACGGAAAGGGCCACATCGCCCTCTCTGCCCTGGACAAGAAGCAGGACAATAGCGCCAGTAACAGACAACACCTCCACAAGAGACTGTCAG AACGTGAGTTTAATCCAGATATCCACTGTGGGGTCCTGGATATGACAGCTCGGAAGCCATGCACACGATCCCTAACATGCAAG acACATTCCCTAAGCCAGCGGAGGGCAGTGCTGGGCCGGAGGAAGCGCTTTGACACACTGTTGACTGAGCACAAGAGCAAAGCCCGGGAACGGGAGCTGCAGCACACCCACCCCCAGCAGATCCCTCCTCTCAGGgacccccacccctccccctcccgGCTCGCCCCCCACCATGACGCCCACCAGGTCGCTCAAGGCAACGGAGCCGCCGACGCCGCCACCAAGCCTTTGGTGCTCAGCAAACCCAAACCTCAAAATCCTGGTCTTCCACG ACTGAATAGCAGTATCTCTCAAGGAGGTGGCGGTTTCCTGGGAGACCCCTCGTCGGTCCACGAGTTGCCCCACCACTCTACGCCCGCCCCCGACGGGGTCTCCTGCCTGTCCAGTGATGAGGGGGAGAATGAGGAAAGGGAGGAAGGCACAGACAAACTGGACTGTCACTATTCAGGTTACCAACCACGGCCTGCAGCT TACTGCACCTTTGGAAGTCGACTATTTGGGAGTAGCTGCTACTCGTTTGACCGGCGCTGGGATCGAATGCGGTGTGCTCTTACTGCCATGATGGACAAGCACGTCAACACTCAGATGTGGAA GAAAATCCCTTTGGCCTTGGAGAACTCCTCTGCGCCGGCCCACAGGACAAGCACAAACTCCCTGTCCTCATCCCACGGTAGCACCCCTGCCTCAGGCTTCCTCAGCCCCTCTGCGCCCCCTTACACCCAGTCCTACGACAGCAAGTCTGTGCTCTCGTACGGGACCACCTTAAACGCTCGTGCCTCCCAGGGCACGGCCGACCACCCTGCCTACAGCGCAGCACAGGCCAGACAAGTGTCTTCGTCGCCCCAGATGCCTTCAGCCCACTCCTCGGTCACCACCCTGGCTTCAGGACGACCGCTCAAGTCCAGATCCAGCGGCAAGTCCTTCAGACCCCGCGAGTCTTCCTCCACAGCCGCCATAACCAACTCCACCAGCGGGGGCAGCAGCAGCACTAGCCTCAGCTcggggaagaagaagaagaacagcTCCCTCACATCGTCTCACGCTACCACCTACTCCTCAGAGTCCTCCTCCAACcctacctcttcctcctctttctccttcaaGAAGAACTGCACGGTAAACAGTGGCAGCTCAGGGAGCACGTCCCACCACGTCCCACTAGTCCCCTCATCTCACAGCGGCGTCCACAGTGTGGGACTTAACTGTGGCCCCAATGCCAGGACCAACTCCCTCAGTCTGAAGGCAGAGCCCTCGGGGCCAGCGGGGGTGTCGGGGCCTGGGGTCAGAGGCCCCCCCTCGGGTAGCCCGGCCGAGTCCATCAAAAGGATGAGTGTGGTGATGAACAGCAGTGACTCCACCCTCTCCTTGGGGCCTTTTGTCCACCAGGCCTCAGAGCACCACAGCAGGTTCAGCCATGCCCACACTGACGGCCGCCTGGAGGGGAAGAAACGCAAGGGCTCCCCCGCTGCCAGCTCCGTCAACAGTGGAGGTGGACCAGGCAGGCCCAAAGTGGCCAAGTCTCCAGCAATCAACAACATCCACGGCAAACATGGACGCACAATCCCAGGAGGCCCAGGGCTCCCCAACAACTCCCTCATCCATCAG ccAAAGGCCCGCCCCTGA